In Candidatus Deferrimicrobium sp., the following proteins share a genomic window:
- a CDS encoding DinB family protein, protein MIPLVRLIFPVLESTPQRWVQLASMLPPELFQRKPAQKEWSAYDCLRHIVDTERSVFPARVGYLLRGEDFPAFHPGEEGKEPKRIPAPLELTTEFARLRAESLALLSKIEEADVHRAARHQELGMVTLGEMLHEWAGHDLMHTVQGERAILQPFIDGCGPWKRYFSDHAVSPSAR, encoded by the coding sequence ATGATTCCCCTTGTCCGGTTGATCTTTCCGGTACTCGAGTCGACACCGCAACGATGGGTCCAGTTGGCATCGATGCTGCCGCCGGAGCTGTTTCAAAGAAAACCGGCGCAGAAGGAGTGGTCGGCATACGACTGTTTGCGGCACATCGTGGATACGGAGAGGTCGGTGTTTCCGGCGCGTGTCGGGTATCTGCTGCGAGGAGAGGATTTCCCGGCCTTTCATCCCGGTGAGGAAGGGAAGGAACCGAAGAGAATTCCGGCGCCACTCGAATTGACCACGGAATTCGCCCGGCTGCGGGCGGAGAGTCTTGCGCTCTTGTCGAAGATCGAGGAAGCCGATGTGCACCGGGCGGCGCGGCACCAGGAGCTGGGAATGGTGACCCTCGGGGAGATGCTCCACGAGTGGGCGGGGCACGACCTGATGCACACGGTCCAGGGCGAGAGGGCGATCCTGCAGCCGTTCATCGACGGATGCGGCCCATGGAAACGGTACTTTTCGGACCACGCCGTCTCACCTTCAGCACGATAG
- a CDS encoding TetR/AcrR family transcriptional regulator, translating to MRKDGRETRRDIIEESLQIFSVKGYYNTSVSDIMAATGLTKGGLYSHFDSKEAVWNAAYERAVEIWRGIVFKGVRKISDPLDRIARTIENDLRDYCCGEVFEGGCFFFNSLVELSGQSPAMSGRIVEGFMQFSDLLSSWLVEAKSEGKLKPGVRIKEVADFIVTSISGAAALYAATRNNRFPRAIERQLNAYIQMLRA from the coding sequence ATGCGGAAAGACGGCAGGGAAACGCGGCGGGACATCATCGAGGAGTCGCTGCAGATCTTCTCGGTGAAGGGGTATTACAACACCTCCGTCAGCGACATCATGGCGGCGACCGGGCTGACGAAGGGGGGTCTCTACTCCCACTTCGACAGCAAGGAAGCGGTCTGGAACGCCGCGTACGAGAGAGCGGTCGAGATATGGAGGGGGATCGTCTTCAAGGGGGTACGGAAGATCTCCGACCCGTTGGACCGGATCGCAAGGACGATAGAGAACGACCTGCGCGACTACTGCTGCGGAGAGGTGTTCGAGGGCGGATGCTTCTTCTTCAACAGTCTGGTCGAACTCTCGGGCCAGTCCCCCGCGATGAGCGGCCGGATCGTCGAGGGGTTCATGCAGTTCTCGGACCTTCTTTCCTCTTGGCTGGTAGAGGCGAAATCCGAAGGCAAGCTCAAGCCCGGCGTGAGGATCAAGGAGGTCGCCGATTTCATCGTCACCTCCATCAGCGGAGCGGCCGCGTTGTACGCCGCGACCCGGAACAACCGGTTTCCCCGTGCGATCGAACGTCAACTCAACGCCTACATCCAGATGCTGAGAGCGTAA
- a CDS encoding enoyl-CoA hydratase/isomerase family protein, with the protein MAKVVYEKKDRIAYVTLNRPEALNALDDDLNDALWDVWADFNADDSIDVAIVTGAGKAFCSGADLKSFIPKWEHATMLDARKNAARGIGGGITRGQHRILKPVIAAVNGFAIGGGFELALACDIRTASEKARFGVFEVRQGLHQGDGGIVRLVVIAGVGAALDLTLTGREVPAEEAYRLGLVNKVVPHEELLPTAESWARMILANGQQAIRSAKETILEVIGRPLDDALRLEAVNGYSSVGDFREVGERLQKFFGKSR; encoded by the coding sequence ATGGCGAAGGTCGTCTACGAAAAAAAGGACCGGATCGCCTATGTCACACTGAACCGGCCGGAAGCGCTGAACGCCCTGGACGATGATTTGAACGATGCTCTGTGGGACGTATGGGCGGATTTCAACGCGGATGATTCGATTGACGTCGCCATCGTGACGGGGGCCGGGAAGGCGTTCTGTTCCGGGGCCGACCTCAAATCGTTCATTCCGAAGTGGGAGCACGCCACCATGCTTGACGCCAGGAAAAACGCGGCGCGGGGGATCGGGGGCGGAATCACCAGGGGGCAGCACCGGATACTGAAGCCGGTCATCGCAGCCGTCAACGGTTTCGCGATCGGTGGCGGCTTCGAACTGGCTCTCGCATGCGATATCCGCACCGCCTCGGAAAAGGCGAGGTTCGGGGTGTTCGAGGTGAGGCAGGGGCTGCATCAGGGCGACGGGGGAATCGTCCGTCTCGTCGTCATCGCCGGGGTCGGCGCCGCCCTCGATCTTACCTTGACAGGGCGAGAGGTACCCGCGGAGGAGGCGTATCGACTGGGGCTGGTGAACAAGGTGGTGCCGCACGAGGAGCTATTGCCGACGGCCGAAAGCTGGGCGCGGATGATCCTCGCCAACGGGCAGCAGGCGATCCGGTCCGCCAAGGAGACGATCCTTGAGGTCATCGGCCGCCCGCTGGACGACGCATTGAGGCTGGAAGCCGTTAACGGATATTCGAGCGTCGGGGATTTCCGGGAGGTCGGGGAGAGGTTGCAGAAGTTCTTCGGGAAATCCCGGTGA
- a CDS encoding acyl-CoA thioesterase yields the protein MPDRPITYRGVVYPWHCDHVGHMNVMWYVGKFDEATWQFFAMFGLTPSYLREQGRGMAAVQQNITYKRELRAGDVVSIRSSVLEIREKVIRFFHEMYNDETGEIAATAEMTGVHLDTVLRKSCPFPGVVFERARALILPGAGARNPKQ from the coding sequence ATGCCGGATCGTCCGATCACATATCGCGGTGTTGTCTACCCCTGGCATTGCGACCACGTGGGGCACATGAACGTGATGTGGTACGTGGGGAAATTCGACGAGGCGACGTGGCAGTTCTTCGCGATGTTCGGGCTGACACCGTCCTACCTGCGGGAACAGGGCCGCGGCATGGCTGCCGTCCAGCAGAACATCACCTACAAGCGCGAGCTTCGCGCGGGGGATGTCGTATCGATACGATCCAGCGTCCTTGAGATCCGGGAGAAGGTGATCCGCTTTTTCCACGAGATGTACAACGACGAGACAGGGGAGATCGCGGCGACCGCGGAGATGACCGGGGTACACCTGGATACCGTGCTGAGGAAATCGTGCCCGTTTCCCGGAGTGGTGTTCGAGCGGGCCCGCGCTTTGATCTTACCGGGTGCGGGGGCACGGAATCCTAAACAATGA
- a CDS encoding TlpA disulfide reductase family protein — protein MRTIQTLAALLFLVGGIAFADTMREGLPFRSAAGDGHPVDFTLQGMDGQPVSLSQFRGKKPVLLVFWATWCPECKTAAPVINAQYGGPDGEKMQILALDYRETQERVAVAVKSLGIRYPVLLDERGKAARAFGVVGIPTYVLIGRDGTVLYRENVLPRDISRFL, from the coding sequence ATGCGCACGATCCAAACCCTCGCGGCGCTTCTGTTCCTGGTCGGCGGCATCGCGTTCGCCGACACGATGCGGGAAGGGCTGCCATTCCGTAGCGCCGCAGGCGACGGGCACCCCGTCGACTTCACCCTCCAGGGCATGGACGGGCAGCCGGTATCCCTGAGCCAGTTCCGCGGGAAGAAACCCGTGCTTCTCGTGTTCTGGGCGACGTGGTGCCCCGAATGCAAGACCGCCGCGCCGGTAATCAACGCCCAGTACGGCGGGCCGGACGGGGAAAAGATGCAGATCCTGGCGCTTGACTACCGCGAAACGCAGGAGAGGGTGGCGGTCGCGGTGAAATCCCTCGGCATCCGGTACCCGGTGCTCCTCGACGAGCGGGGAAAGGCGGCCCGGGCGTTCGGCGTCGTCGGAATTCCGACGTATGTACTCATCGGCAGGGACGGAACGGTCCTCTACCGGGAAAACGTCCTGCCCCGGGACATCTCCCGGTTCCTGTAG
- a CDS encoding cytochrome c biogenesis protein CcdA has translation MAQLISSFPDYLHAGSPAAYAIAFLGGLLTSFTPCTYPILPVTVGYLGSRSGRSRMRTFLVSGMYAMGMAITYAALGMAAGITGRMFGEVTAHPLSYLVMGNVCILLSLSLFDVFRLPTPGFLARPGGMAGDGGTIGGAFIVGICSGIVVGPCTAPVLGGLLLYVGASGHPVFGATLLFTFAVGMVLPVVVLGMFAGLLAGLPHSGAWLVKIKKGFGVLLLLAGEYLLLEAGKRLI, from the coding sequence ATGGCCCAGTTGATCTCATCGTTCCCGGATTATCTCCACGCAGGCTCCCCCGCCGCATACGCCATCGCGTTCCTGGGAGGCCTGCTCACGAGTTTCACGCCGTGCACCTACCCCATTCTTCCCGTTACCGTGGGGTACCTCGGGAGCCGCAGCGGACGTTCGCGGATGAGGACCTTTCTTGTCTCGGGAATGTACGCGATGGGGATGGCGATTACATACGCAGCCCTCGGGATGGCGGCCGGTATTACCGGGCGGATGTTCGGGGAGGTTACCGCCCACCCCCTTTCCTACCTCGTCATGGGGAACGTGTGCATTCTCCTCTCCCTGTCCCTGTTCGATGTTTTCCGGCTGCCGACCCCTGGATTCCTGGCCCGCCCGGGCGGCATGGCTGGAGACGGAGGCACAATAGGGGGGGCGTTCATCGTCGGAATCTGCTCGGGGATTGTAGTCGGTCCGTGCACGGCACCGGTGCTGGGAGGGCTGCTCCTCTATGTCGGGGCGAGCGGCCACCCGGTCTTCGGAGCCACCCTGCTGTTCACGTTCGCGGTCGGAATGGTGCTCCCTGTGGTGGTGCTGGGGATGTTCGCAGGGCTGCTTGCGGGGCTGCCCCATTCCGGCGCCTGGCTTGTGAAGATAAAGAAAGGGTTCGGCGTCCTCCTGCTGCTGGCGGGGGAATACCTGCTGCTCGAGGCGGGAAAAAGGCTGATCTGA
- a CDS encoding DUF6600 domain-containing protein — protein MKSKLLIILGIFSVVLSGLALPVRPAQGQQDEKGIPSTAFARLKIDKGTAWVRTSDSGDWQEAVSNYPLVEKSRVSVPKGSEAEIQFHGSQSLVLQSGSEVDIQKLSEKEVSYRLRSGKAELSLRAENFAPVRMTVPGNRDVRADAPGRYSLSTDGATTRFGVTAGAGAVTGKGGSDVVVKAGEEASIGDTVRVSRTGKASSETVPEEAVVAGPEKEAGIPPSVDEELQPYGEWVSTPEYGYAWRPYVDDGWEPFYYGEWVWISPYGWTWVAYEPWGWWPYHTGWWWPSPVFGWVWCPFNSFVSFNFFFGNSVFFNFHARFFPGNVRFFGRDQFVRWVPERPGVIASRTLSRSDTRLAGWNRPVDRGSVMVRHNGGAPVAWEGRGGRTSVTASNRGTRMQGERSGAAVRAPVTRNRTLGTPPSRSGNYGVRAPASSRGEGVRSFSRGGGRMSGNPGVRTGPPRNATSAGSRGFNQGFRSPGGSGRGGGGGGFRGFR, from the coding sequence ATGAAATCTAAGCTATTGATTATACTGGGAATATTTTCGGTGGTCCTTTCCGGCCTGGCTCTTCCGGTCAGGCCCGCCCAAGGTCAGCAGGACGAGAAAGGCATCCCTTCCACGGCCTTCGCTCGCCTCAAGATCGATAAAGGAACCGCCTGGGTCCGAACCAGCGATTCCGGTGATTGGCAGGAGGCCGTCAGTAACTACCCCTTGGTGGAGAAGTCCCGGGTGAGCGTCCCGAAGGGGTCCGAAGCGGAGATCCAGTTTCACGGAAGCCAATCCCTCGTTTTGCAAAGCGGGTCCGAGGTGGACATCCAAAAGTTGAGTGAAAAGGAAGTTTCGTACCGGCTTCGGAGCGGGAAGGCGGAACTGTCGCTTCGTGCGGAGAACTTCGCCCCTGTCCGCATGACGGTTCCCGGAAACCGTGATGTCCGCGCGGATGCACCCGGCCGGTATTCGCTGTCCACAGACGGCGCGACCACCCGATTCGGCGTGACGGCGGGGGCAGGGGCCGTAACCGGCAAGGGAGGATCCGACGTCGTCGTAAAAGCCGGAGAGGAGGCCTCCATCGGGGACACGGTCCGGGTCAGCCGCACCGGCAAGGCGTCTTCGGAAACCGTGCCGGAGGAGGCGGTGGTGGCCGGTCCCGAGAAGGAAGCAGGAATTCCTCCCTCAGTGGATGAGGAGCTTCAGCCATACGGCGAGTGGGTTTCCACCCCGGAATACGGGTACGCCTGGCGGCCCTATGTGGATGATGGATGGGAGCCGTTCTACTACGGGGAGTGGGTCTGGATCTCGCCGTATGGGTGGACATGGGTCGCATATGAGCCTTGGGGCTGGTGGCCGTACCACACCGGCTGGTGGTGGCCGTCGCCGGTGTTCGGATGGGTATGGTGCCCGTTCAATTCCTTTGTCTCCTTCAACTTCTTTTTCGGAAATTCCGTCTTTTTCAATTTCCATGCCCGCTTCTTCCCGGGGAACGTGCGTTTCTTCGGGAGGGACCAGTTCGTCCGTTGGGTGCCCGAACGGCCCGGCGTGATCGCCTCCCGTACCCTCTCGCGCAGCGACACGCGCCTCGCGGGGTGGAACCGGCCGGTCGACCGCGGGTCGGTGATGGTGCGCCACAACGGAGGAGCGCCGGTGGCGTGGGAAGGGCGCGGCGGGAGGACGTCGGTCACCGCGAGCAACCGCGGAACGCGGATGCAGGGCGAACGCAGCGGCGCCGCCGTTCGCGCGCCGGTTACCCGAAACAGGACCCTCGGGACCCCGCCATCCCGGTCGGGCAACTACGGGGTCCGGGCCCCGGCGTCCTCGCGCGGTGAGGGCGTGCGATCGTTCTCCCGGGGTGGCGGCCGGATGTCCGGGAACCCCGGCGTTCGGACAGGTCCCCCGCGCAACGCCACGTCCGCGGGGAGCCGGGGATTCAACCAGGGCTTCCGGAGCCCCGGGGGCAGCGGTCGCGGGGGCGGGGGCGGCGGGTTCAGGGGCTTCCGCTGA
- a CDS encoding vitamin K epoxide reductase family protein, whose protein sequence is MRGSSGRQEEVEEVEEVEKVEEVEEGVGLETTALAGPGKAVRGYWVAVPLIAAWLLSVMSWLGICSDGCVETHVYRLFGFPLSPLGVGFFTLCGLAFVTRNRFRFSGFLIPLLFSGALGSEFVLVWIQKYVIGKWCPLCVGVALSVATACALIALERLPGIAIRIRGAERNLVMKQLAGKTALILFAFFAGIGISAMGLSRPDVFAAGLPMKSLAFGDAESSSEVYIITDWFCPACRAAEPEILKGARKAMRQAKVIFVDYPIHLETYNYIPYDLSLMIREKEKYLQIREAIAALARKTKEPTQEDVQAAVSPLGVKYIPLNYADVAAGMRYFDILVKKFKVPGTPSVVVLDSRTGKMKTLFGISDITSDNILKTLAEVSGK, encoded by the coding sequence TTGAGAGGATCTTCCGGTCGGCAGGAGGAAGTGGAGGAAGTGGAGGAAGTGGAGAAAGTGGAGGAAGTGGAGGAAGGGGTCGGTTTGGAGACAACCGCTTTGGCCGGCCCGGGAAAAGCGGTTCGCGGGTATTGGGTCGCGGTACCGCTGATCGCGGCGTGGCTTCTTTCCGTCATGTCCTGGCTCGGGATCTGCTCCGATGGTTGCGTGGAAACGCATGTGTACCGCCTGTTCGGATTTCCGCTATCCCCCCTCGGGGTCGGATTTTTCACATTGTGCGGCCTCGCCTTTGTCACGAGGAACCGATTCCGATTCTCCGGTTTTTTGATCCCCCTTCTGTTCTCCGGCGCGCTCGGCTCGGAATTCGTTCTCGTCTGGATACAGAAGTACGTTATTGGAAAGTGGTGCCCCCTGTGCGTCGGGGTCGCCCTCTCCGTCGCAACGGCATGCGCGCTGATCGCCCTGGAGCGGTTGCCCGGGATCGCCATCCGAATTCGTGGTGCAGAAAGGAACCTCGTGATGAAACAACTTGCGGGCAAGACGGCTTTGATTCTTTTCGCGTTCTTCGCCGGCATCGGCATATCCGCGATGGGCCTTTCGAGGCCCGACGTATTTGCGGCCGGTCTGCCGATGAAGTCCCTCGCCTTCGGGGATGCGGAAAGCAGTTCGGAGGTCTATATCATCACCGACTGGTTCTGCCCCGCGTGCCGCGCCGCCGAGCCGGAGATCCTGAAGGGCGCCCGAAAAGCCATGCGGCAGGCGAAGGTGATTTTCGTGGACTACCCGATCCACCTGGAAACCTACAACTACATCCCATACGACTTGTCCCTCATGATCCGCGAGAAGGAGAAATATCTCCAGATCCGGGAAGCCATTGCGGCCCTTGCGCGGAAAACAAAGGAGCCTACGCAGGAGGATGTCCAGGCGGCGGTTTCTCCCCTCGGGGTGAAGTATATCCCGTTGAATTACGCGGACGTTGCGGCGGGCATGCGGTATTTCGACATCCTCGTCAAGAAGTTCAAGGTGCCGGGCACCCCTTCCGTGGTTGTACTGGATTCGCGTACCGGGAAGATGAAAACCTTGTTCGGCATTTCGGACATCACATCGGACAACATCTTGAAAACACTCGCTGAAGTCTCGGGAAAGTAG
- a CDS encoding PAS domain S-box protein, whose protein sequence is MDRLRQFSILFTAMFFTFAVVLGVSIMHIYEGSATNPRIWTMLLGGFAALYTLLFTIVWKTRLFSKQRDLSLQLVSLMNNVPGAVYRGLPDWTIPFVGANIEKIVGYAAEEFTSARRPWYQIVHPEDQGMLKRLVLEAVRTRERVLRLEYRLLHRDGSVRWVADRRQMIYDEGGKLRWVDGLILDITDRKRSEVALLLTQFTVDRGSESIYWMGPDGSFIYVNDRTCEALGYSRAELLSMKIQEINPDFPPEIWSRHWDDLRNRRYYSAESTHRAKDGRLIPVELTANYIEFDGKEYNCVYAHDITARKRNEELILLERDFSKAVLDSLPGIFYLFDRKGKYLRWNNNFEEITGYSTEEIGRMHPLDLFAGPDKALVRSRITDAFVKGTSEVEAELVGKNGKKGTYYFTGHTFKGKGEPCLIGMGIDISERKKLEDQLRKSQKMEAMGLLAGGIAHDFNNLLTGILGYANLLSRKEGLDPAVAKAAGTIQRSAERASQLTAQLLGFAERGKNLNVPVELGQVIASVTGVLERTQDPLIRIVTSLPPGGGCVLGDPSQLDQVVMNLAINACDAMPRGGQLKITTESVTLDEEFCRERDWMTPGKYLLLSVSDTGVGISPENLERIFDPFFTTKAQGKGTGLGLSMVFGIVKNHYGCVDVRSEAGAGTVFRVYLPESPEGAMKEKAAVGQTLPRGRGRILLVDDQEPVREVAKDMLEALGYEVITAADGLEGISRYRDLWREIDLVILDMVMPNMSGGDCFRRMKEVNTKVRVVLSSGYSMDGAIQNVMNEGILAFIQKPYRLEELSRVVGTATGAYQ, encoded by the coding sequence ATGGATCGCCTCAGGCAGTTCTCCATTTTGTTCACCGCGATGTTCTTCACGTTTGCGGTGGTCCTCGGGGTGTCGATAATGCACATCTACGAGGGAAGCGCGACGAATCCGCGGATCTGGACGATGCTTCTGGGCGGTTTCGCCGCCCTTTACACCCTCCTCTTCACGATCGTATGGAAGACACGGCTCTTCTCGAAGCAGCGGGACCTGTCTCTTCAACTTGTATCCCTCATGAACAACGTGCCGGGGGCGGTCTACCGGGGGCTCCCCGACTGGACGATACCGTTCGTGGGTGCGAACATCGAGAAAATCGTCGGATATGCAGCGGAGGAATTCACCTCCGCTCGCAGACCGTGGTACCAGATCGTCCACCCCGAGGACCAAGGCATGCTGAAGCGGCTTGTCCTTGAGGCAGTGCGTACCCGCGAGCGGGTCCTCCGGCTCGAGTACCGCCTTCTGCACCGGGACGGTTCCGTCCGGTGGGTGGCGGACCGTCGCCAGATGATATACGACGAGGGCGGGAAACTGCGGTGGGTCGACGGCCTCATCCTCGACATCACCGACCGGAAACGGTCGGAAGTCGCGTTGCTCCTCACCCAGTTCACCGTCGACAGGGGAAGCGAATCCATCTACTGGATGGGCCCGGACGGTAGCTTCATCTACGTAAACGACCGAACGTGCGAGGCGCTCGGCTATTCGCGGGCAGAGCTCCTTTCCATGAAGATCCAGGAAATCAATCCGGATTTTCCCCCCGAGATATGGTCGCGCCACTGGGACGATTTACGCAACCGGCGATACTACTCGGCCGAATCGACGCATCGCGCGAAGGACGGCCGTCTCATCCCCGTGGAGCTGACGGCGAACTACATCGAGTTCGACGGAAAGGAGTACAACTGCGTCTACGCCCACGACATCACCGCGCGCAAACGGAACGAAGAGTTGATTCTGCTGGAACGGGATTTCTCGAAAGCGGTCCTCGATAGCCTGCCGGGAATATTTTATCTGTTCGACCGGAAGGGGAAGTACCTCCGGTGGAATAATAATTTCGAGGAAATCACCGGGTACTCCACCGAGGAAATCGGCCGGATGCATCCGTTGGATTTATTTGCCGGTCCGGACAAGGCATTGGTCCGGAGCCGGATCACGGACGCTTTCGTAAAGGGGACCTCGGAGGTGGAGGCGGAGCTTGTCGGAAAAAACGGGAAGAAGGGGACCTACTACTTCACCGGGCATACCTTCAAGGGAAAAGGAGAGCCGTGCCTGATCGGCATGGGGATCGACATTTCCGAAAGAAAGAAGCTGGAGGACCAGCTTCGTAAATCCCAAAAGATGGAGGCGATGGGGCTGCTGGCGGGGGGGATCGCCCACGACTTCAACAACCTGCTGACTGGCATCCTCGGGTACGCGAACCTGCTCTCCCGAAAGGAGGGGCTGGATCCGGCGGTCGCCAAAGCCGCAGGGACCATTCAGCGGTCCGCGGAGAGGGCTTCCCAGCTGACCGCCCAGTTGCTCGGGTTCGCCGAACGGGGGAAGAACCTGAACGTACCCGTGGAGCTTGGCCAGGTGATCGCGTCCGTGACCGGTGTCCTCGAGAGGACGCAGGATCCGCTCATCCGGATCGTAACCTCGCTTCCTCCCGGGGGAGGATGCGTCCTGGGAGATCCGTCCCAACTGGACCAGGTCGTGATGAATCTTGCCATCAACGCGTGCGATGCCATGCCTCGCGGGGGGCAGCTGAAGATCACCACCGAATCGGTGACGCTCGATGAGGAGTTCTGCCGGGAACGGGATTGGATGACTCCAGGGAAGTATCTTCTCCTTTCCGTCTCCGATACGGGCGTCGGCATCTCACCGGAGAACCTGGAGCGGATCTTCGACCCGTTTTTCACGACGAAAGCACAGGGGAAAGGAACGGGGCTCGGCCTGTCGATGGTCTTCGGCATCGTGAAGAACCACTACGGCTGCGTCGACGTCCGGAGCGAGGCAGGGGCCGGCACCGTGTTCCGGGTCTACCTGCCGGAGAGCCCCGAGGGCGCCATGAAGGAAAAGGCGGCGGTCGGCCAGACCCTGCCTCGCGGACGCGGCAGGATCCTGCTGGTGGACGACCAGGAGCCGGTCCGGGAGGTGGCAAAGGATATGCTCGAGGCGCTGGGCTACGAGGTGATCACCGCCGCCGACGGTCTGGAAGGCATATCGCGGTACCGCGACCTGTGGCGGGAGATCGACCTGGTCATCCTCGACATGGTCATGCCGAACATGTCGGGCGGGGACTGCTTCCGCCGGATGAAGGAGGTCAACACGAAGGTCCGCGTCGTCCTTTCCTCCGGGTATTCGATGGACGGGGCCATCCAGAACGTGATGAACGAGGGGATCCTCGCGTTCATCCAGAAACCGTACCGGTTGGAGGAACTCTCCCGCGTGGTGGGAACGGCGACGGGAGCGTACCAGTAG
- a CDS encoding CvpA family protein yields the protein MNLLDLILAVLIAWFAISGIVRGLVQQLFSLGGLVAGHLLGARYYALAQAKLGLSFQFAEVVAYLVVFLAAYLVIRLIGGLIEGRVRNSKLSGSDRLAGMAGGLVKGALLSILIVFLLVILLPRDARLLRESKAAPTAIAAGKRIAAAFPERFAQSFREKVLTGRPAK from the coding sequence ATGAACCTTCTCGACCTGATCCTTGCCGTGCTGATCGCCTGGTTCGCAATCTCCGGAATCGTTCGGGGCCTGGTCCAGCAACTCTTTTCCCTCGGGGGGCTGGTCGCGGGGCACCTGCTGGGGGCCCGATACTACGCCTTGGCGCAGGCGAAACTCGGTCTCTCCTTCCAATTCGCCGAGGTGGTCGCGTACCTGGTCGTCTTCCTGGCCGCGTATCTCGTGATCCGGCTGATCGGAGGGCTGATCGAGGGGCGGGTGCGGAATTCGAAGCTGTCGGGGTCGGACCGGCTCGCGGGGATGGCGGGAGGGCTTGTGAAAGGCGCGCTGCTGTCGATCCTGATCGTGTTTCTTCTGGTGATCCTGCTACCGCGGGACGCGCGGCTTCTGCGCGAGTCGAAAGCGGCCCCCACGGCAATCGCCGCCGGGAAGCGGATCGCGGCCGCCTTCCCCGAGCGGTTTGCGCAGTCGTTCCGGGAAAAAGTGCTGACGGGCCGTCCCGCGAAATAG
- the thiC gene encoding phosphomethylpyrimidine synthase ThiC: MTLMHRARAGEIPPAIALAAQSEQVDPATLRDRIATGKVVLPRNRKRREIRPVAIGEGLTIKVNANVGSSRDRADISLEMEKMRAAVAAGADAVMDLSTGGPIDEIRRAILAECPVPVGTVPLYQAAADGNLRGKSWVELTADDFFAGIEKQALDGVDFMTVHCGVTRASIGALVREGRRLDIVSRGGSLLAEWMEHNGQENPFHEQYDRLLAICREYDITISLGDGLRPGCLADATDRAQVHELMTLGELTERAWAKDVQVMVEGPGHVPMHQIAANMVLQKRLCHGAPFYVLGPLVTDIAPGYDHITSAIGGAIAAWSGADFLCYVTPSEHLRLPPVEDVREGVIATRIAAHAADIARGIPGAMDRDNRMADARRALDWKTQIELSIDPERASAWRGGSFPTADEAACTMCADLCAIKTSRKAIRKE, encoded by the coding sequence ATGACGTTGATGCATCGCGCCCGGGCGGGAGAGATTCCACCGGCGATCGCCCTCGCGGCGCAATCGGAACAGGTGGACCCGGCGACGCTGAGGGATCGGATCGCCACCGGGAAGGTCGTCCTCCCCCGCAACCGGAAACGCCGCGAGATCCGCCCTGTAGCCATCGGCGAAGGCCTCACCATCAAGGTGAACGCAAATGTCGGCTCCTCGCGGGACCGAGCCGACATTTCGCTCGAGATGGAGAAGATGCGGGCCGCCGTGGCGGCCGGAGCCGACGCGGTGATGGACCTGTCCACGGGAGGGCCGATCGACGAGATCCGGCGGGCGATTCTCGCAGAATGTCCTGTTCCCGTCGGGACCGTCCCCTTGTACCAGGCCGCCGCCGACGGGAATCTGCGCGGAAAATCGTGGGTCGAGCTCACCGCCGACGACTTCTTCGCCGGGATCGAGAAGCAGGCCTTGGACGGGGTAGACTTCATGACGGTTCACTGCGGCGTGACCCGCGCGTCGATCGGGGCGCTGGTCCGGGAGGGTCGCCGCCTCGACATCGTCAGCCGCGGCGGGTCGCTCCTGGCGGAGTGGATGGAGCACAACGGGCAGGAGAACCCCTTCCACGAGCAGTACGACCGCCTCCTCGCGATCTGCCGGGAATACGACATCACGATCTCCCTGGGCGATGGCCTGCGCCCCGGGTGCCTGGCGGACGCCACGGACCGCGCGCAGGTGCACGAATTGATGACGCTGGGCGAACTCACCGAGCGCGCCTGGGCGAAGGACGTGCAAGTGATGGTCGAAGGACCCGGCCACGTCCCGATGCACCAGATCGCCGCCAATATGGTGCTCCAGAAACGGCTGTGCCACGGGGCGCCGTTCTACGTCCTCGGCCCCCTGGTGACCGACATCGCTCCGGGGTACGACCACATCACTTCCGCCATCGGCGGCGCGATCGCCGCATGGAGCGGTGCGGATTTCCTGTGCTACGTTACGCCCTCGGAGCACCTGCGGCTTCCACCGGTAGAGGACGTGAGGGAAGGAGTGATCGCCACCCGGATCGCCGCGCACGCCGCGGATATCGCCCGGGGGATCCCCGGTGCGATGGACCGGGATAACCGGATGGCGGACGCGCGCCGCGCGCTCGACTGGAAGACGCAGATCGAGCTTTCCATCGATCCGGAGAGGGCGAGCGCCTGGAGGGGGGGAAGTTTCCCCACCGCGGACGAGGCGGCCTGCACGATGTGCGCGGACCTGTGCGCCATCAAGACGTCGCGGAAGGCGATCCGCAAGGAGTAG